The following coding sequences lie in one Pseudarthrobacter phenanthrenivorans Sphe3 genomic window:
- a CDS encoding GuaB3 family IMP dehydrogenase-related protein encodes MTYEIEIGRGKRGRRAYSLDDIAIVPNRRTRDPKDVSVSWQIDAYQFSMPVIAAPMDSAMSPQTAIALGRLGGLGVLDLEGLWTRYEDPQPVLDEIGALQDETNSPAVTGRMQELYQAPIQPELITSRLAEIREAGVTVAGSLTPQRTQEHYKTVLAAGVDIFVIRGTTVSAEHVSKDHEPLNLKQFIYELDVPVIVGGAAGYTPALHLMRTGAAGVLVGFGGGATTTTRRALGIHSPMASAISDVAAARRDYMDESGGRYVHVIADGGMGTSGDIVKAIAMGADAVMLGSALARAEEAPGKGWHWGQEAHHLELPRGDRANVGTVGPLEEVLFGPGHHTNGTSNLIGALRRSMATTGYSDLKEFQRVDVVVSPYSGN; translated from the coding sequence GTGACTTACGAGATCGAGATCGGCCGTGGCAAGCGTGGGCGTCGAGCCTACTCCCTGGATGACATAGCAATCGTCCCCAACCGTCGCACCCGCGACCCCAAGGACGTCTCCGTCTCCTGGCAGATTGACGCCTACCAGTTCAGCATGCCGGTGATCGCGGCCCCCATGGATTCCGCCATGTCCCCGCAGACGGCAATCGCCCTGGGCCGCCTCGGCGGACTGGGCGTGCTGGACCTTGAAGGCCTCTGGACCCGGTACGAGGATCCGCAGCCCGTCCTGGACGAGATCGGGGCGCTGCAGGACGAGACCAACAGCCCGGCCGTGACCGGACGGATGCAGGAGCTGTACCAGGCGCCCATCCAGCCCGAGCTCATCACGTCCCGGCTGGCAGAGATCCGGGAGGCCGGCGTAACGGTGGCGGGATCCCTGACCCCGCAGCGCACGCAGGAACACTACAAGACCGTCCTGGCCGCCGGCGTCGACATCTTCGTCATCCGCGGCACCACCGTATCCGCCGAGCATGTTTCGAAGGACCACGAGCCGCTGAACCTCAAGCAGTTCATTTACGAACTGGACGTCCCGGTGATCGTAGGCGGCGCAGCCGGGTACACTCCCGCGCTGCACCTCATGCGCACCGGAGCGGCCGGCGTGCTGGTGGGCTTCGGCGGCGGAGCCACCACCACCACCCGCCGCGCGCTGGGCATCCACTCGCCCATGGCCTCGGCGATCTCCGACGTCGCTGCCGCCCGCCGCGACTACATGGACGAATCCGGCGGCCGGTACGTCCATGTGATTGCCGACGGCGGAATGGGCACCTCGGGCGACATCGTCAAGGCCATCGCGATGGGCGCCGACGCCGTCATGCTCGGCAGCGCACTGGCCCGGGCAGAGGAAGCGCCAGGCAAGGGATGGCACTGGGGCCAGGAGGCGCACCACCTCGAACTGCCCCGCGGCGACCGCGCCAACGTGGGCACCGTGGGCCCGCTGGAAGAGGTCCTGTTCGGGCCGGGGCACCACACCAACGGCACCTCAAACCTCATTGGCGCGCTGCGCCGCTCCATGGCGACCACCGGCTACTCGGACCTGAAGGAATTCCAGCGGGTCGACGTCGTGGTTTCACCGTACTCCGGCAACTGA
- a CDS encoding PTS sugar transporter subunit IIA: protein MAEPLDRYDAELTTPEMVILELEATDKADAATQLAKRMYAAGRISDLDGFLKHVNAREHQLATGLPGGIGLPHARSEFVSQTSIAVGIAKYGHALDFGATDGPATVILLIATPASSFSDHLEVLATLARSLSKESFRESLRRAYDPEVIAELINSSLVFFDH, encoded by the coding sequence TTGGCGGAACCACTTGACCGGTACGATGCCGAGCTCACCACACCCGAAATGGTGATCCTGGAGCTGGAGGCAACGGACAAGGCCGACGCCGCCACGCAACTGGCCAAACGGATGTACGCCGCCGGGCGCATCTCTGACCTGGACGGGTTCCTCAAGCATGTGAATGCCCGGGAGCACCAGCTGGCCACGGGACTCCCCGGCGGTATCGGCCTGCCCCACGCGCGCAGCGAGTTCGTCTCCCAGACCTCCATCGCCGTAGGTATCGCCAAATACGGGCATGCCCTGGATTTCGGCGCCACCGACGGCCCCGCCACCGTGATCCTGCTGATCGCCACCCCGGCCAGTTCCTTCTCCGACCACCTTGAGGTCCTGGCCACCCTGGCCCGGTCCCTGTCCAAGGAGTCCTTCAGGGAGTCACTGCGCCGGGCCTATGATCCGGAGGTCATCGCGGAACTCATCAACTCCAGCCTGGTGTTCTTCGATCACTGA
- a CDS encoding glycerol-3-phosphate dehydrogenase/oxidase, whose amino-acid sequence MKSVPENSGALGPEAREASIQRLRATADPGQELDILIVGGGIVGAGAALDAVTRGLDVGIVEASDWAAGTSSRSSKLIHGGLRYLEMLDFALVKEALQERGLLLSELAPHLARPVPFLYPLTKPFIERPYVGAGIALYDAMSVSSGHSRGVPFHKHLTRRGTLRAAPSLKNDAFVGSIRYYDGQVDDAKYVANLVRTAAYYGAHAVNQMKVVDFLREGERVVGAKVVNHEDGTEFNIRAKQVINATGVWTDETQAMVTERGQLKVRASKGIHLVVPRDRFQSTVGLILRTEKSVLFVIPWGRHWIIGTTDTDWHLDKAHPAASSKDIDYILEHVNKVLKRPLTREDVEGVYAGLRPLLAGENDSTAKLSREHVVAHPVPGLVVVAGGKWTTYRVMAKDAVDEATRTMDERVPPSCTETIPLLGANGYRAAWNRRARTAEEAGVHVARVEHLLNRYGSMTSEVLALIQENPELAEPLPGADDYLQAEAVYAATHEGARHVHDVLTRRTRISIEAWDRGVSAVPVVAKLMGDVLGWSDAQRENEVRHYIARVEAERLSQQQPDDESADAARLGVEDIVPLR is encoded by the coding sequence ATGAAGAGTGTTCCTGAAAACAGCGGGGCCCTTGGCCCGGAAGCCAGGGAAGCATCCATCCAGCGGCTGCGCGCCACGGCGGACCCCGGCCAGGAGCTTGACATCCTCATCGTCGGCGGCGGCATCGTGGGTGCCGGGGCAGCCCTTGACGCGGTCACCCGGGGACTGGACGTGGGCATCGTCGAGGCCAGCGACTGGGCGGCAGGCACCTCCTCACGGTCCTCCAAGCTCATCCACGGCGGCCTGCGCTACCTGGAGATGCTCGACTTCGCGCTGGTCAAGGAAGCCCTGCAGGAGCGCGGTTTGCTGCTCTCCGAGCTGGCACCCCACCTGGCCCGGCCGGTTCCCTTCCTGTACCCGCTGACCAAGCCCTTCATCGAACGCCCCTATGTTGGCGCAGGCATCGCCCTGTATGACGCCATGTCCGTTTCCAGCGGGCACAGCAGGGGAGTGCCGTTCCACAAGCACCTCACCCGCCGCGGTACCCTGCGGGCCGCCCCCAGCCTGAAGAACGACGCCTTCGTGGGCTCCATCCGCTACTACGACGGCCAGGTGGATGACGCCAAGTATGTGGCCAACCTGGTCCGGACTGCCGCCTACTACGGCGCCCACGCCGTCAACCAGATGAAGGTGGTGGATTTCCTCCGCGAGGGTGAGCGGGTGGTCGGCGCAAAGGTGGTCAACCACGAGGACGGGACTGAATTCAACATCCGCGCCAAGCAGGTCATCAACGCCACCGGCGTGTGGACGGACGAGACCCAGGCCATGGTCACCGAGCGCGGCCAGCTGAAGGTCCGTGCGTCCAAGGGCATCCACCTGGTGGTGCCGAGGGACCGCTTCCAGTCCACCGTGGGACTGATCCTGCGCACCGAGAAGTCGGTGCTGTTCGTGATTCCCTGGGGCCGGCACTGGATCATCGGCACAACGGACACCGACTGGCACCTGGACAAGGCGCACCCCGCGGCCTCCAGCAAGGACATCGACTACATCCTGGAACACGTCAACAAAGTCCTCAAGCGGCCGCTGACCCGCGAGGACGTGGAGGGTGTCTACGCCGGTTTGCGGCCACTGCTCGCCGGGGAAAATGACTCCACGGCCAAGCTGTCCCGCGAACATGTGGTGGCCCATCCTGTCCCCGGCCTGGTGGTGGTGGCCGGCGGGAAATGGACCACCTACCGGGTGATGGCCAAAGACGCGGTGGATGAGGCAACCCGCACCATGGATGAGCGCGTCCCGCCCAGCTGCACGGAGACCATCCCGCTGCTGGGCGCAAACGGGTACCGGGCTGCCTGGAACCGCCGCGCCCGGACTGCGGAGGAAGCCGGCGTGCACGTCGCCAGGGTGGAGCACCTCCTCAACCGGTATGGCTCCATGACCTCCGAGGTGCTTGCACTCATCCAGGAGAATCCGGAGCTGGCCGAGCCGCTGCCCGGCGCGGACGACTACCTCCAGGCCGAGGCCGTCTACGCCGCCACGCATGAAGGCGCCCGGCATGTCCATGACGTCCTGACCCGCAGGACACGCATTTCCATCGAGGCCTGGGACCGCGGCGTGTCCGCCGTCCCGGTTGTCGCTAAACTAATGGGTGACGTTCTTGGCTGGAGTGACGCCCAGCGTGAAAACGAGGTCCGGCACTACATTGCCAGGGTGGAGGCGGAACGCCTCAGCCAACAACAGCCGGACGACGAATCCGCAGACGCCGCCCGCCTGGGTGTGGAGGACATCGTGCCCTTGCGCTGA